GATGAGTTCATCCTGATGCTGACCGAAACCGGGGCCGCCGGCGCCCAAGTGGCGGCAGAAAAACTGCGCGAACGGCTCAAGGGCATCAGCTACACGGCGCCCGACGGCAAGGGCTTTCACGTCACAACCTCGGTCGGGGTCGTGACCTTTCCCCACGATGCCGACACCGTGTCCGATTTGATGGCTGGCGTGGACATGGGCCTGTACCGCGCCAAGGCCCAGGGCAAGGATGGCGTCGGCACCATGCAGGCCGTGGGCGCGCAGGTGCGCCACAACCGCTTGACGCGCGATCTGGTGGAAAAGCTGCGGCTGGCACTGAAAGAAGACCGGGTGCGGCCGTTTTTCCAACCGATTTATTCCGGCAGCGGCGAGTTGTACGCCTACGAAACGCTGGCGCGCCTGCACGAGCCCGATGGCCAGACCATCTCGGCCGGGGCCTTTATTGAAACCATCGAAAAATACGGCATGGGGCGCGAGCTGGACCGCGCCGTGGTCGGCCACGCGCTGCACGCCTTGAAACAGCGCATGCTGGCAGGCAAAGCGCCAGTCAAACTGTTCATCAACCTGTCGGTGCAGGAGCTGCAGGGGCGCGGGGTGGTCGGCTACGCCGAGCAGCTGTGCGCCGAGCTGCAGATACCGCCCAGCACCCTGGTGTTCGAGTTGCTCGAGCGCGATGCCATCGGCGACATGACGCACACGCGCAGCTTTCTGACGACACTGCGTGAAAAGGGGTTTTTGTTTGCGCTCGACGATTTTGGCAGTGGCTACAACTCGTTTCACTATCTGCGCGAGCTGAGCTTTGATTTTGTCAAGATCGACGGCGCCTTTGTGAGCAACATCCTCAACTCGCGCATCGACCACTCGTTGGTGCGCAACCTCACCCACCTGTGCCAAGACATCGGCATCCAAGTGGTGGCCGAGTTCGTCGAGTCCGAGCCCTTGTGGCAGGCATTGCGCGCCATGGGCATGGACTACGCCCAAGGCTACCATTTGGGTGTGCCCACCCCGCACATGCCCTGAGGCCTACTTGCCGATGCAAAACGAGCCAAAAATCTGGCCCAACAGGTCGTCGGCGCTGAACTGGCCGGTGATTTGATTCAGGGCGTTTTGCGCCAGCCGCAGTTCCTCAGCCAGCAAATCGAGGCGGGGGCTGGGCGTTTGCAGGTGCTGCTCGGCCTCATGCAAATGCAGCCCCACTTGCGCCAGCGCCTGCACGTGGCGCGCGCGCGCGCTGTAGAGGCCCTCGGCCCCGCTTTGGCCGCCGGCGCATTCGAGCAGGCGCTGGCGCAGGGCGTCGAGCCCGGATCCGGTTTTGGCCGATAGGTGCAGGCTGGGCGCTGTGGTCTTGGCGCTGGCGTTCTGCAAGGTACTGCCGGTTGGGGGCGCTGCGCTGGACTCCGTCCGGGCTTGCGGCTCAAGCAGATCGGCCTTGTTCCAGACCTGCAGCTGCGCCACCGGCGCCGGCAGCCGCTCGGCCAGCTCGGCGGCCAGCGCGGCGTCGGCCAAGTCGTACGCTTGCTGGCCGGCGCGGCTGGCGTCGCGCAGCCACAGCAGCACATCAGCGGCCGCAATTTGCGCCCAGGCGCGCTCGATGCCGATGCGCTCGACCTCGTCGCTGCTGGCGCGCAGGCCGGCGGTGTCGATCACGTGCAGCGGCACGCCCTCGATCTGGATGCTTTGCTGCAGCACGTCGCGCGTGGTGCCGGCGATTGGGGTGACGATCGCCAGCTCGGCCCCGGCCAAGGCGTTGAGCAACGAGCTTTTGCCCACATTGGGTTGGCCGGCGATCACCACCCGAATGCCCTCGCGCAGCAGCGCGCCTTGGCGCGTCTGGCGCTGCACCTGGGCGAGCTGCTGGCGCAGGCGCTGCAGCTGCCCGGCGGCGTCGGCTTGTTGCAGGAAGTCGATTTCTTCTTCGGGGAAGTCGAGCGTCGCCTCCACCAGCGTGCGCAGCCCGATCAGGCGCTCGCGCAGCCCCTGCAGCGCATCAGAAAAGGCCCCGGACAAGGAGCGTGCGGCGCCGCGCGCGGCGCTTTCGGTGGCGGCGTCGATCAGGTCGGCCACGGCCTCGGCTTGCGCCAAGTCCATCTTGCCGTTCAAAAAAGCGCGCTCGGTGAACTCGCCCGGCCGCGCCAGCCGCAAACCTGCCAGGCGCGGCTGGCCGGTAGTGGGGTCGGGCTCGGCGGCGGCGCCCAGGCAGCGCGCCAGCATCAGCTGCAACAGCACCGTTCCGCCATGGGCTTGCAGCTCGAGCACGTCTTCGCCGCTGTAGGAGTGTGGCGCCGGGAAGTACAGCGCAAGCCCGTGGTCGATGGCGCTGCCGTCGCGCTCGAGGAACGGGCCGTAGCAGGCGTGGCGCGCGGGCAGGGGGCGGCCGCACAGGGCGCGCACCAGCGGCTCCAGCCCCGAGCCCGAGACGCGCACGATGCCCACCGCGCCGCGCCCGGGCGCGGTGGCGATGGCCACGATCGGATCGCGCCGCGTCGTCAGCATGGCCAAGTGCCTTTCAGCCCCTTAACTCTTGAAGTTGGGTAGGGTGAACTTGAGCGGCACGCCCATCTTGGCGTTGATGTAGGCCTGCTGGGCGATCGTCAGCACGTTGTTGACGAACCAGTACAGCACCAGCCCGGCCGGGAAGAAGAAGAACATGATGCTGAAGACGAAGGGCAGGATCCACATCAGCTTGGCTTGCAGCGGATCGGGCGGCAGCGGGTTGAGCGCGGTCTGGATCACGGTCGTGATCATCATCAGCAGCGGCAGGATGAAGAAGGGGTCGGGCGTGGAGAGGTCGCCGATCCACAAAATCCAGGGCGCGTTGCGCATCTCGACGCTGGCCAGCAGCACCCAGTAGAGCGCGATAAACACCGGAATCTGGATCAGGATCGGGAAGCAGCCGCCGAGCGGATTCACCTTTTCCTCGCGGTACAGCTTCATCATCTCTTGCTGCATCAGCTGCGGGCTGTCTTTGAGGCGCTCGCGCATCTCCATGATGCGGGGGTTGACCGCCTTCATCTTGGCCATGGAGCGGTAGGCCTTGGCGTTGAGCCAGTAAAAGGCGGCGCGGATCAGCACCACCAGCAGCACGATCGCCCAGCCCCAGTTGCCCACCAGCGCGTGGATTTGGTACAGCAGCCAGTACATGGGCTTGGCCAACACGGTCAGCCAGCCGTAGTCTTTGAGCAGGTCTAGGCCTGGGGCGATGAGTTCGAGCTCGGTTTCGTACTGCGGCCCGACGAACAGGCGGGTGTCGAGGGTTTGCGTCTGCCCCGGCGCGATGCTGCCCAAGGCCATGATGCTGCCGACCGAATACAGCGGCCCGACCACGCGCGCGAAGTTTTCGCGTGCCACGCCGGTCTCGGGCAGCCAGGCGCTGGCAAAGTAGTGTTGCACCATGGCCACGTAGCCGTCGTTGGCGCTGCGCTGGAACTCGGCCTCGTTGGCCCGAATGTGGGCGAAATCGATCTGCTGGAAATTGGCCGCTTCGCTATAGACCACCGGGCCGGTGAAGGTGTAGTAGAACGGCACGTCGCTGCCGGCTTGCAGGCCGTCGCGCACCAGTTGCACATAAACCTGCGGCGACGCGGCTGCGGCGCCGACGTTGCGCACCTCGTGGCGCACGCCGATCACGTGGCTGTCGCGCGCGATGGTGTAGATTTTGGCCAGCACCAAGCCGCCCACGGGCTCGGATTCGAAGCGCAGCGTGAGCTCGGTTTGGCCGGGCGCAAATTCGGGGGCGCCCGAGACCAGTCGCATCGGAGTGGTATGGTTGGGGAAGTCGCCGCCGATCAGGCCGGTTTGCGCGACGTAGGTGCGCTCGGCCGTTTGCTTGAGCAGGCGCAGCGGGGTTTGGCTGTCGCGCAGCTCGCGCCCCACCTCTTCGTAGTGGCGCAGCAGCGTGGCGCCGATGAGCGCGCCGCCTTGCGAGTCGAAGGTCAGCTCCATGGCGTCGGTGCGCACGGTCACGGTTTCGCGCGGGGCGGCTGGGGCCGGGGCCGGTGGCACTGCGGCATCAGGCTGGGCGCCGAGCACGGTGGCGGTGGGCAAGGCGGCGTTGGCCGGCGCCGTGGCCATGGCGGGTGGGGGCGCGGCTGTGCCCGCAGCCACTGCAGCGGC
This sequence is a window from Serpentinimonas maccroryi. Protein-coding genes within it:
- the yidC gene encoding membrane protein insertase YidC, producing the protein MTDIRRSILWVILVFSLILLWDQWQIYNGREATFFPTGQPPATETVPAAGAAAVAAGTAAPPPAMATAPANAALPTATVLGAQPDAAVPPAPAPAAPRETVTVRTDAMELTFDSQGGALIGATLLRHYEEVGRELRDSQTPLRLLKQTAERTYVAQTGLIGGDFPNHTTPMRLVSGAPEFAPGQTELTLRFESEPVGGLVLAKIYTIARDSHVIGVRHEVRNVGAAAASPQVYVQLVRDGLQAGSDVPFYYTFTGPVVYSEAANFQQIDFAHIRANEAEFQRSANDGYVAMVQHYFASAWLPETGVARENFARVVGPLYSVGSIMALGSIAPGQTQTLDTRLFVGPQYETELELIAPGLDLLKDYGWLTVLAKPMYWLLYQIHALVGNWGWAIVLLVVLIRAAFYWLNAKAYRSMAKMKAVNPRIMEMRERLKDSPQLMQQEMMKLYREEKVNPLGGCFPILIQIPVFIALYWVLLASVEMRNAPWILWIGDLSTPDPFFILPLLMMITTVIQTALNPLPPDPLQAKLMWILPFVFSIMFFFFPAGLVLYWFVNNVLTIAQQAYINAKMGVPLKFTLPNFKS
- the mnmE gene encoding tRNA uridine-5-carboxymethylaminomethyl(34) synthesis GTPase MnmE, with product MLTTRRDPIVAIATAPGRGAVGIVRVSGSGLEPLVRALCGRPLPARHACYGPFLERDGSAIDHGLALYFPAPHSYSGEDVLELQAHGGTVLLQLMLARCLGAAAEPDPTTGQPRLAGLRLARPGEFTERAFLNGKMDLAQAEAVADLIDAATESAARGAARSLSGAFSDALQGLRERLIGLRTLVEATLDFPEEEIDFLQQADAAGQLQRLRQQLAQVQRQTRQGALLREGIRVVIAGQPNVGKSSLLNALAGAELAIVTPIAGTTRDVLQQSIQIEGVPLHVIDTAGLRASSDEVERIGIERAWAQIAAADVLLWLRDASRAGQQAYDLADAALAAELAERLPAPVAQLQVWNKADLLEPQARTESSAAPPTGSTLQNASAKTTAPSLHLSAKTGSGLDALRQRLLECAGGQSGAEGLYSARARHVQALAQVGLHLHEAEQHLQTPSPRLDLLAEELRLAQNALNQITGQFSADDLLGQIFGSFCIGK